One genomic segment of Ricinus communis isolate WT05 ecotype wild-type chromosome 3, ASM1957865v1, whole genome shotgun sequence includes these proteins:
- the LOC8277895 gene encoding uncharacterized protein LOC8277895 isoform X2: MCNKSNECLNNTHNPVDLDHHHHHHHHQEQQNLHLMDSTATSVTSSSTVGSNAGSHDENTPRVKLLCSFLGSIMPRPQDGKLRYVGGETRIVSLPRDISFEELMNKMRELYEGASVLKYQQPDEDLDALVSVVNDDDVTNMMEEYEKLDSGDGFTRLRIFLFSHPDQDGSSHYVDGDERESERRYVDALNNLNDGADFRRQQADSPLIGPIEDVHLHEHFFSPMNLDSGLHNQRSGEMLIPQYNLHHVAIPQRYNEMEGPWSPAFYSPRHHGHHDPRPLTEFPNSPPSSRYRTQFGEFPDRGMDRVSEEYARSQLNHHPAYDHQPPYPDNVVWMPPGTISGDNKAGFPGNLLHGPTVVEGSSTCEHCRVAFQRNQLHLEQPNVGNPVHQVANSCTECHPNREHFMLNADTKVHHAMYPKDQNDPRSIYNEAHSHERGWSLQHQLSPHADEARTHISGAGRINEHYIVDGPGINYPLGHSNLADGQHASSNHSHHRAGHELGNDVFHDQAVAAMHHLHIPPSEERAVRYGNFAYGYGTENPYPISHGHLHPQTLWRNVQNPVHGTPYDTSSATSQVNGTVNPALLRGTLEGSQRTGNDLDNMHSRLESAQKILGFDGTTAPEYSYGHSLKLTPNHYGPENKQLFTPETVRPPLPREIRSSSAISGTSGYNPELSSSNIMEVTKMEKPVLGMEKEAIYAEQIENLDVQNLLSTEQDMVARGNGDAALLETLHSNSSRHTEGAGDIVKGGETDPSAVMETSKLSLDRLSFLPELIASVKKAALEEAEEVKAVVNENEHSSASKEATPSESEAVNAHEEPELDSESDNINTNEIEPTKAEEEAIERGLQTIKNDDLEEIRELGSGTYGAVYHGKWKGSDVAIKRIKASCFAGRPSERERLIADFWKEALILSSLHHPNVVSFYGIVRDGPDGSLATVTEFMVNGSLKQFLQKKDRTIDRRKRLIIAMDTAFGMEYLHGKNIVHFDMKCENLLVNMRDPQRPVCKIGDLGLSKVKQHTLVSGGVRGTLPWMAPELLSGKSHMVTEKIDVYSFGIVMWELLTGEEPYAGLHCASIIGGIVNNSLRPQIPTWCDPEWKSLMESCWAADPAERPSFTEISRKLRSMAAAVNVK; encoded by the exons ATGTGTAATAAAAGCAATGAGTGCTTGAACAACACTCATAACCCTGTTGATcttgatcatcatcatcatca tcaTCATCACCAGGAGCAGCAAAATCTTCACTTAATGGATTCTACTGCAACATCTGTTACTTCTTCAAGTACTGTTGGCTCTAATGCTGGTTCACATGATGAGAACACCCCGCGTGTTAAGTTGTTATGTAGCTTCTTAGGTAGTATAATGCCTAGACCTCAGGATGGGAAGCTACGCTATGTGGGTGGCGAGACTCGAATTGTTAGTTTGCCTAGGGATATTAGTTTTGAGGAGTTAATGAATAAGATGAGAGAGCTTTATGAAGGGGCATCAGTTTTGAAGTACCAACAGCCTGATGAGGATCTTGATGCGTTGGTTTCGGTTGTGAATGATGATGATGTGACTAATATGATGGAGGAGTATGAAAAGTTGGATTCTGGGGATGGGTTCACTAGGCTTAGGATTTTTCTGTTTTCGCACCCGGACCAAGATGGTTCCTCGCATTATGTTGATGGGGATGAGAGGGAGTCTGAAAGGAGGTATGTTGATGcattaaataatttgaatGATGGAGCTGATTTTAGAAGGCAGCAAGCTGATTCTCCTTTGATTGGTCCGATTGAAGATGTCCATTTACATGAACACTTTTTTAGTCCAATGAATCTTGATAGTGGTCTTCATAACCAAAGGAGTGGTGAGATGCTGATACCGCAGTATAATTTGCATCATGTTGCAATTCCACAGAGGTACAATGAAATGGAAGGTCCGTGGAGTCCTGCATTTTATTCTCCTAGGCATCATGGGCACCATGATCCAAGACCGTTGACAGAGTTTCCAAATTCACCCCCTTCTTCCCGGTATCGTACGCAGTTTGGAGAATTTCCTGATAGAGGCATGGATAGAGTATCTGAAGAATATGCTAGGTCACAGCTAAATCATCATCCTGCTTATGACCACCAGCCACCATATCCTGATAATGTAGTATGGATGCCTCCTGGAACTATATCTGGTGATAATAAGGCTGGTTTTCCTGGTAACTTGCTGCATGGTCCTACTGTTGTTGAAGGTAGTAGCACTTGTGAGCACTGCCGGGTGGCTTTCCAAAGAAATCAACTACATTTGGAGCAACCTAATGTAGGAAATCCAGTTCACCAGGTTGCTAATTCATGTACTGAGTGCCACCCAAATAGAGAACATTTCATGTTAAATGCAGATACAAAGGTTCACCACGCGATGTACCCAAAAGATCAGAATGATCCTCGATCCATCTATAATGAAGCTCACAGCCATGAAAGAGGATGGAGCCTGCAGCATCAGTTGAGTCCTCATGCTGATGAAGCAAGAACACATATCTCTGGAGCTGGAAGAATTAATGAGCATTATATAGTAGATGGTCCTGGCATTAATTATCCTCTTGGACATTCCAATTTAGCGGATGGCCAACATGCATCCTCGAACCATAGTCATCACCGAGCTGGACATGAATTGGGTAATGACGTTTTTCATGATCAAGCTGTGGCTGCTATGCACCACCTACACATTCCTCCTTCAGAAGAACGTGCAGTTCGATATGGGAATTTTGCTTATGGCTATGGAACAGAAAATCCTTACCCGATTTCACACGGCCATTTACATCCTCAGACTTTATGGAGAAATGTTCAGAACCCTGTGCACGGTACTCCTTATGACACATCCAGTGCAACCTCACAGGTGAATGGAACTGTTAATCCAGCACTTCTCAGGGGCACGTTAGAGGGGAGTCAACGAACTGGTAATGACCTGGACAATATGCACTCTAGGTTGGAGTCTGCACAGAAAATTTTGGGTTTTGATGGAACAACAGCCCCAGAATACTCTTATGGccattctttaaaattaactCCGAATCATTATGGTCCAGAGAATAAGCAGTTGTTTACTCCAGAAACTGTACGACCACCACTACCACGTGAAATCCGAAGCTCCTCTGCAATTTCAGGTACTTCTGGTTACAATCCAGAGTTATCTAGCAGCAATATTATGGAGGTGACAAAAATGGAGAAACCTGTCCTTGGCATGGAAAAAGAAGCAATTTATGCAGAGCAGATCGAAAACTTGGATGTGCAAAACCTACTTTCCACAGAGCAAGACATGGTTGCTCGGGGTAATGGTGATGCTGCACTCTTGGAGACTCTCCATTCAAATTCCTCGAGGCATACAGAAGGAGCTGGTGACATTGTTAAAGGGGGTGAAACTGATCCTTCAGCTGTTATGGAAACTTCAAAGCTATCACTTGACCGATTAAGTTTCTTACCTGAGCTTATTGCTTCTGTAAAGAAGGCAGCATTGGAAGAGGCTGAGGAGGTGAAAGCTGTTGTCAATGAGAATGAGCATAGTTCAGCATCAAAAGAAGCAACTCCAAGTGAATCTGAAGCAGTG AATGCTCATGAAGAACCAGAGTTGGATTCTGAAAGTGACAATATAAACACTAATGAAATTGAACCAACAAAGGCTGAGGAAGAAGCTATTGAAAGGGGATTACAG aCAATTAAAAATGATGATCTAGAAGAGATTCGGGAATTAGGTTCTGGAACATATGGAGCTGTTTATCATGGAAAGTGGAAGGGTTCTGATGTAGCtataaagagaataaaagCCAGCTGCTTTGCTGGGAGGCCTTCTGAAAGAGAGCGTCTG ATTGCAGATTTCTGGAAGGAGGCTTTGATATTGAGTTCATTACACCATCCAAATGTTGTTTCTTTCTATGGCATAGTTCGTGATGGCCCTGATGGATCTTTAGCAACTGTCACGGAGTTTATGGTTAATGGTTCTTTGAAACAGTTTTTGCAGAAGAAAGATAG AACCATTGATCGCCGTAAGAGACTCATCATAGCTATGGATACCGCATTTGGCATGGAATACCTGCATGGGAAGAACATTGTTCATTTTGATATGAAGTGTGAAAACCTCTTAGTAAATATGAGAGATCCACAACGGCCTGTTTGTAAG ATTGGTGATTTAGGCTTATCAAAGGTGAAACAGCACACCTTGGTGTCAGGCGGTGTTCGTGGAACTCTACCCTGGATGGCACCTGAGCTTCTGAGTGGAAAAAGTCACATGGTGACGGAAAAG ATTGACGTATACTCATTTGGGATTGTTATGTGGGAGTTGCTGACTGGGGAAGAGCCATATGCTGGTTTGCATTGTGCCTCCATAATCG
- the LOC8277895 gene encoding uncharacterized protein LOC8277895 isoform X1, producing the protein MCNKSNECLNNTHNPVDLDHHHHHHHHRHHHHHHRHHHQEQQNLHLMDSTATSVTSSSTVGSNAGSHDENTPRVKLLCSFLGSIMPRPQDGKLRYVGGETRIVSLPRDISFEELMNKMRELYEGASVLKYQQPDEDLDALVSVVNDDDVTNMMEEYEKLDSGDGFTRLRIFLFSHPDQDGSSHYVDGDERESERRYVDALNNLNDGADFRRQQADSPLIGPIEDVHLHEHFFSPMNLDSGLHNQRSGEMLIPQYNLHHVAIPQRYNEMEGPWSPAFYSPRHHGHHDPRPLTEFPNSPPSSRYRTQFGEFPDRGMDRVSEEYARSQLNHHPAYDHQPPYPDNVVWMPPGTISGDNKAGFPGNLLHGPTVVEGSSTCEHCRVAFQRNQLHLEQPNVGNPVHQVANSCTECHPNREHFMLNADTKVHHAMYPKDQNDPRSIYNEAHSHERGWSLQHQLSPHADEARTHISGAGRINEHYIVDGPGINYPLGHSNLADGQHASSNHSHHRAGHELGNDVFHDQAVAAMHHLHIPPSEERAVRYGNFAYGYGTENPYPISHGHLHPQTLWRNVQNPVHGTPYDTSSATSQVNGTVNPALLRGTLEGSQRTGNDLDNMHSRLESAQKILGFDGTTAPEYSYGHSLKLTPNHYGPENKQLFTPETVRPPLPREIRSSSAISGTSGYNPELSSSNIMEVTKMEKPVLGMEKEAIYAEQIENLDVQNLLSTEQDMVARGNGDAALLETLHSNSSRHTEGAGDIVKGGETDPSAVMETSKLSLDRLSFLPELIASVKKAALEEAEEVKAVVNENEHSSASKEATPSESEAVNAHEEPELDSESDNINTNEIEPTKAEEEAIERGLQTIKNDDLEEIRELGSGTYGAVYHGKWKGSDVAIKRIKASCFAGRPSERERLIADFWKEALILSSLHHPNVVSFYGIVRDGPDGSLATVTEFMVNGSLKQFLQKKDRTIDRRKRLIIAMDTAFGMEYLHGKNIVHFDMKCENLLVNMRDPQRPVCKIGDLGLSKVKQHTLVSGGVRGTLPWMAPELLSGKSHMVTEKIDVYSFGIVMWELLTGEEPYAGLHCASIIGGIVNNSLRPQIPTWCDPEWKSLMESCWAADPAERPSFTEISRKLRSMAAAVNVK; encoded by the exons ATGTGTAATAAAAGCAATGAGTGCTTGAACAACACTCATAACCCTGTTGATcttgatcatcatcatcatcatcatcatcatcgtcatcatcatcatcatcatcgtcaTCATCACCAGGAGCAGCAAAATCTTCACTTAATGGATTCTACTGCAACATCTGTTACTTCTTCAAGTACTGTTGGCTCTAATGCTGGTTCACATGATGAGAACACCCCGCGTGTTAAGTTGTTATGTAGCTTCTTAGGTAGTATAATGCCTAGACCTCAGGATGGGAAGCTACGCTATGTGGGTGGCGAGACTCGAATTGTTAGTTTGCCTAGGGATATTAGTTTTGAGGAGTTAATGAATAAGATGAGAGAGCTTTATGAAGGGGCATCAGTTTTGAAGTACCAACAGCCTGATGAGGATCTTGATGCGTTGGTTTCGGTTGTGAATGATGATGATGTGACTAATATGATGGAGGAGTATGAAAAGTTGGATTCTGGGGATGGGTTCACTAGGCTTAGGATTTTTCTGTTTTCGCACCCGGACCAAGATGGTTCCTCGCATTATGTTGATGGGGATGAGAGGGAGTCTGAAAGGAGGTATGTTGATGcattaaataatttgaatGATGGAGCTGATTTTAGAAGGCAGCAAGCTGATTCTCCTTTGATTGGTCCGATTGAAGATGTCCATTTACATGAACACTTTTTTAGTCCAATGAATCTTGATAGTGGTCTTCATAACCAAAGGAGTGGTGAGATGCTGATACCGCAGTATAATTTGCATCATGTTGCAATTCCACAGAGGTACAATGAAATGGAAGGTCCGTGGAGTCCTGCATTTTATTCTCCTAGGCATCATGGGCACCATGATCCAAGACCGTTGACAGAGTTTCCAAATTCACCCCCTTCTTCCCGGTATCGTACGCAGTTTGGAGAATTTCCTGATAGAGGCATGGATAGAGTATCTGAAGAATATGCTAGGTCACAGCTAAATCATCATCCTGCTTATGACCACCAGCCACCATATCCTGATAATGTAGTATGGATGCCTCCTGGAACTATATCTGGTGATAATAAGGCTGGTTTTCCTGGTAACTTGCTGCATGGTCCTACTGTTGTTGAAGGTAGTAGCACTTGTGAGCACTGCCGGGTGGCTTTCCAAAGAAATCAACTACATTTGGAGCAACCTAATGTAGGAAATCCAGTTCACCAGGTTGCTAATTCATGTACTGAGTGCCACCCAAATAGAGAACATTTCATGTTAAATGCAGATACAAAGGTTCACCACGCGATGTACCCAAAAGATCAGAATGATCCTCGATCCATCTATAATGAAGCTCACAGCCATGAAAGAGGATGGAGCCTGCAGCATCAGTTGAGTCCTCATGCTGATGAAGCAAGAACACATATCTCTGGAGCTGGAAGAATTAATGAGCATTATATAGTAGATGGTCCTGGCATTAATTATCCTCTTGGACATTCCAATTTAGCGGATGGCCAACATGCATCCTCGAACCATAGTCATCACCGAGCTGGACATGAATTGGGTAATGACGTTTTTCATGATCAAGCTGTGGCTGCTATGCACCACCTACACATTCCTCCTTCAGAAGAACGTGCAGTTCGATATGGGAATTTTGCTTATGGCTATGGAACAGAAAATCCTTACCCGATTTCACACGGCCATTTACATCCTCAGACTTTATGGAGAAATGTTCAGAACCCTGTGCACGGTACTCCTTATGACACATCCAGTGCAACCTCACAGGTGAATGGAACTGTTAATCCAGCACTTCTCAGGGGCACGTTAGAGGGGAGTCAACGAACTGGTAATGACCTGGACAATATGCACTCTAGGTTGGAGTCTGCACAGAAAATTTTGGGTTTTGATGGAACAACAGCCCCAGAATACTCTTATGGccattctttaaaattaactCCGAATCATTATGGTCCAGAGAATAAGCAGTTGTTTACTCCAGAAACTGTACGACCACCACTACCACGTGAAATCCGAAGCTCCTCTGCAATTTCAGGTACTTCTGGTTACAATCCAGAGTTATCTAGCAGCAATATTATGGAGGTGACAAAAATGGAGAAACCTGTCCTTGGCATGGAAAAAGAAGCAATTTATGCAGAGCAGATCGAAAACTTGGATGTGCAAAACCTACTTTCCACAGAGCAAGACATGGTTGCTCGGGGTAATGGTGATGCTGCACTCTTGGAGACTCTCCATTCAAATTCCTCGAGGCATACAGAAGGAGCTGGTGACATTGTTAAAGGGGGTGAAACTGATCCTTCAGCTGTTATGGAAACTTCAAAGCTATCACTTGACCGATTAAGTTTCTTACCTGAGCTTATTGCTTCTGTAAAGAAGGCAGCATTGGAAGAGGCTGAGGAGGTGAAAGCTGTTGTCAATGAGAATGAGCATAGTTCAGCATCAAAAGAAGCAACTCCAAGTGAATCTGAAGCAGTG AATGCTCATGAAGAACCAGAGTTGGATTCTGAAAGTGACAATATAAACACTAATGAAATTGAACCAACAAAGGCTGAGGAAGAAGCTATTGAAAGGGGATTACAG aCAATTAAAAATGATGATCTAGAAGAGATTCGGGAATTAGGTTCTGGAACATATGGAGCTGTTTATCATGGAAAGTGGAAGGGTTCTGATGTAGCtataaagagaataaaagCCAGCTGCTTTGCTGGGAGGCCTTCTGAAAGAGAGCGTCTG ATTGCAGATTTCTGGAAGGAGGCTTTGATATTGAGTTCATTACACCATCCAAATGTTGTTTCTTTCTATGGCATAGTTCGTGATGGCCCTGATGGATCTTTAGCAACTGTCACGGAGTTTATGGTTAATGGTTCTTTGAAACAGTTTTTGCAGAAGAAAGATAG AACCATTGATCGCCGTAAGAGACTCATCATAGCTATGGATACCGCATTTGGCATGGAATACCTGCATGGGAAGAACATTGTTCATTTTGATATGAAGTGTGAAAACCTCTTAGTAAATATGAGAGATCCACAACGGCCTGTTTGTAAG ATTGGTGATTTAGGCTTATCAAAGGTGAAACAGCACACCTTGGTGTCAGGCGGTGTTCGTGGAACTCTACCCTGGATGGCACCTGAGCTTCTGAGTGGAAAAAGTCACATGGTGACGGAAAAG ATTGACGTATACTCATTTGGGATTGTTATGTGGGAGTTGCTGACTGGGGAAGAGCCATATGCTGGTTTGCATTGTGCCTCCATAATCG